The Pelorhabdus rhamnosifermentans genome includes the window GCAGGAGAACCTGCTCGTATTGCCCAGAAGCAGGTGGATCATTTAGAATCCATTATTGATTTTTTGGAAAATAAACGGATACCGCAAAAATACTTTGTTACGCCAGGCAATTGTCCAACAAGTGCAGCTCTTGATTTAGCGCGGACTGTTGTACGGCGGGCTGAACGTGCCGTGGTAAAACTGAGTCGAACCGAACCTGAGACAGTACCAGTACCTGTCTGTCTTTATTTAAATCGACTTTCTGATTTATTATTTGTTTTGGCTCGGTGTGTTGAACAAGAGGAAATTGTTTCACTAGTTACTCAAAACGTACTTGAGATTTTAGATCAAGAGGGTGTTCAGCTTCAGAAACAAGGAAACACAATGCTTGAGAAGGCAAAAAAAATGCTTGAGGCAGCTGAACGAAAAGCATGTGAAATTCATATTCCCATGGTCATTGCTGTTGTTGACGAAGGGGGAAATTTAGTTGCTCAAGAGCGGATGGATGGCGCATTATTAGCGAGTCTTTCCCTTGCACTCGATAAAGCTTATACAGCCGTTGCGCTCAAAATGTCTACAGATAAACTGGCTGAGCAAGTTACTCCAGGCCAGCCTTTGTTTGGCGTTAACTCTGCTGGGAGCGGCAGATACATCGTTTTTGGCGGTGGATATCCATTAATGACAGCAGGTCTTGTTGTCGGTGGTTTGGGAGTGAGCGGAGGAACAGTAGCTGAAGATATGATGGTTGCTCAAGCTGGGTTAAAGGCTTGGTAACTGGCACGATTGAAACAAGGAGGAATACAGAGATGATTGCTGATCAAACGTTAATTGCTCAAATTACTACTGAAGTTTTAGCAAAATTACAAGGTTCGACTTGCTCAACTGAAAATATCAGCGGGGTTTATGATACAGTCGATGAAGCCGTAACAGCAGCAAGAAAAGCTTATGAGGAACTCAGAAAATGTTCGATAGCCAAACGTGAAGAGCTTGTTCAGGCCATGCGCAAGGTTGCTTATGACAATGCTGCTATGTTGGCTAAGATGGCTGTGGACGAATCCGGTATGGGACGAGTCGAAGATAAAACGCTTAAAAATCAAATGGCTTCACAGAAGACGCCTGGTACGGAAAATCTGTGCACTGAGGCGTGGAGCGGTGATCGGGGACTGTCTCTCATTGAAATGGGTCCTTATGGTGTCATTGGTGCGATTACACCTACGACGAATCCTTCGGAAACGATTATTTGCAACGGCATTGGCATGATTGCCGCTGGCAATGCCGTTTTTTTTAGCCCTCATCCTACAGCGAAGAAAACATCACTTGAGACGAT containing:
- a CDS encoding cob(I)yrinic acid a,c-diamide adenosyltransferase, producing MMKVYTKTGDQGQTSLLSKQRVFKDHIRVEAYGTVDEANTMMGLAKSLSNRGWVQELLQPIQEELILLNADLATEQRAAGEPARIAQKQVDHLESIIDFLENKRIPQKYFVTPGNCPTSAALDLARTVVRRAERAVVKLSRTEPETVPVPVCLYLNRLSDLLFVLARCVEQEEIVSLVTQNVLEILDQEGVQLQKQGNTMLEKAKKMLEAAERKACEIHIPMVIAVVDEGGNLVAQERMDGALLASLSLALDKAYTAVALKMSTDKLAEQVTPGQPLFGVNSAGSGRYIVFGGGYPLMTAGLVVGGLGVSGGTVAEDMMVAQAGLKAW